ATGTAGCGTTTCCGCAATGCGACTCCGAGAGGCTGAGCCGCGCGTCCTGCAAAGGCGACCCAGGGAGGATTGCCGATGACCAGCTCGAACCCGTGAGGCGCCAGCGTGCTCCACGCCCAGCCATACACATTTCCACGTGGTTTTAGATCGATCTCCAGCGAATCCCCGCTGCGCAAGTTCAGCGGCAGCTCGGCGACCACCAACGATGACTGCCCTAGCTCCAACCACAGGGAGAACTCGGCGACCGCCAGCGCGCGCGCCGATCGGTCCACCCCAAGGAGTCGAGCCACCACGGCCAACCGCCGCTCCCTATCCTCGGGGTCGGGTGCCAGGCGACGCAGGCACGCGAGGAGGAACGCGCCGCCACCTACCGCGGGATCACAGATCCTTGGTAGCTCGTTGAGGGGCGCGTCCGGCCGCTCGATGGCCCGCTTCGCGATCAAAGCGCACACCTCCGGCGGCGTGTAGAAGCTGCCACTCCGCCGACGCTTGTCACCCGTCGTATCCCACTCGAGCAGGCGCTCGTGCAACTTGCCGAGCAGCTCCACGCTGGAGTCGCTGTCCAGCAGCGACTCTAGCGCCACCTTACATTTCCTCAAGGATTTTCCATCAAGCGCAGCGATGACTTCCGCGTCGAATTCTCGCGCGAGCAGCCGCGCACCCCGCAAAGCAGAAACAGAGCGCGCTGTGTCTAACCACTCGAGCGGCCCCGGATCGGGATCGGGGGGTGAGGGCACGAGTCCTCGGCGCGCGGCGAGCGCCGAGCCAAGCCAAACCAGCGCCCAGTTGGCCCAGACTTCCGGGCTTCTACCTATCCGCTTCGCCGCGCGCTCCAAACAGCCGAGCCAGCCACGCAGTGGCCCATCCGAGATGGCAGTGGGCTGAGCGCTCGACACGAGCTGTTCGATAGTCCAGCCATCGAGGGACGTCGAGGCCTCGAGCCGATCGCCACCAAGCCGCAGCGTGTTCAAGCCGCAGCGTGTTGAAGGGAACGGCTTTCACGACTAGTACCCACCTAATGCAGCTCGCTTCCACGCTCCTTGGCCCATCCAGCGCCTCACGCTGCATCGTCCTGCTGCATGGCATCCTCGGCTCCGGGGGAAACCTGCGAGGCCTGGGTCGCCGACTCGTCGAGCAGCTGCCGGGCACGCGTGTTGTCCTGTTCGATCTGCGCGGGCACGGTGACTCAGCGGACTACGCGAGAAGCAAGGGTGGACCGCACACCGTGCGTACTTGCGTGGAAGACGTCGACTCTGCGCTGCGGAATCTACGCCTGCACGCGGACGTTGTGATTGGCCACTCATTCGGTGGCAAAGTCGCATTGATGTACGCCGAAATGTTTCCGCAGGGTTTGAGACAATCCTGGGCACTCGACTCCACCCCCGGTATCAAACGCGACGCAGGAGGGGGCGAGGTCGGGCGAGTCTACGAAACGCTCCGCGCGTTAGCTACGCCTTTCTCGAGCCGAGAGGCCATGCTACAAGCCATGGAGAGCCGCGGCATCGCCACGGGGATCGCGCGCTGGATGACCACGAACCTCAAGCGCGAGGGTGACGTCTACGAGTGGGCATTCGATCTAGACGTAGTGGGCGAACTGCTCGAAGATTATTTCCAGCAGGATATGTGGCCATGGCTCGAAGCGCGCAGAGGCACACCGGACATCCACCTCCTGCGCGCGCTAAACAGCGACCGCTTCAGCCAACAGGACACGGAGCGAGCGCTAGCTCTGCCGAAGGCTGCAAGAGTCACACTCCACGACTTGCCCAACTCCGGTCACTGGGTCCACGCTGACAACCCCGAAGGCCTACTCGAGATCCTCACTAGTGAGCTCGCTCACGGCTAACGGTGGCGCGTCCTTGATTCTCGGATTTGAACCGCCAAGGACGCCAAGAGCGCCAAGAATTCTTGGGATAAGGCCCGATCCGGCCGGCGAAAGTCTGTCGCCGCTTGATACGCACCGCACGGCGTCCGCAATCACGTCTCCCGCCGCTTGATACGTCCCGCGCAGCACGCTGAGTCGCGAGCCCAACCCCTTGGCGTCCTTGGCGCCCTTGGCGGTTCCCAAACTCCAACATCAAAGCGGCCCGGTC
This sequence is a window from Polyangiaceae bacterium. Protein-coding genes within it:
- a CDS encoding alpha/beta hydrolase codes for the protein MQLASTLLGPSSASRCIVLLHGILGSGGNLRGLGRRLVEQLPGTRVVLFDLRGHGDSADYARSKGGPHTVRTCVEDVDSALRNLRLHADVVIGHSFGGKVALMYAEMFPQGLRQSWALDSTPGIKRDAGGGEVGRVYETLRALATPFSSREAMLQAMESRGIATGIARWMTTNLKREGDVYEWAFDLDVVGELLEDYFQQDMWPWLEARRGTPDIHLLRALNSDRFSQQDTERALALPKAARVTLHDLPNSGHWVHADNPEGLLEILTSELAHG